The proteins below are encoded in one region of Thiovulum sp. ES:
- a CDS encoding DNA/RNA helicase, superfamily I (PFAM: UvrD/REP helicase), which yields MKIQFDDYQKKVLEQSGKKDIATIVSAVAGSGKTTTALYRAIHNNFDTERTMFVSFSNKSARDLLKRWKELSVNTRYKDRPPPYISTLHSLGVKVLRDFLKLKPIILTEWQSLKLIRTYVEEHLFDMENTYRSETTAYSKLIAEHLSKLKSRMLYRHENILNNTFQLSRYYDVDTENISRPLTDNDFNSIVKLYEEKKLELNMFDFTDLIWRTTNILSQPHHAKELNIIANLYDNITIDEVQDLDKMQWFFIMQMFRNKNALFIGDIAQSIYGFREARPDLFDKAYIGQFFHTTNELELKYNYRSPKGIVEFGNIARSKTLSTVTALAFKGAEKGSVQLKKVALNIQEGRLISQQIKSYLNENISKKDITSSEKHRQYKDIAIISRYNKYLKTVIEPALIAENIPYMLTSKALGNRMTEKSYNQLYFNIISLILNKDNIVAYIGLAPALTGIGNSFADSLSKALLTYSIDTLTTSSYYTSSNKTKLNYLYQARNQIVKITENLRNSQISRTSLLLNSIHDFIQDWCKPIGSSEERDTLEKSLSNWANTYIEDLISYKEKQSSNQTSPENTSKISSTENTEPKRPKLSYNEFEEILSQIMLELDSFSSIDMDKSDTVKLHSVHSTKGLEYPYTIVSGFNTTFEQGGTDTEEINIFYVQVSRAKNKLLIVDSNMSVRKDGKRLRTYKSPSLTTTLDSLR from the coding sequence ATGAAAATACAATTCGATGACTATCAGAAAAAAGTTCTAGAACAGTCAGGTAAAAAAGACATAGCTACCATTGTATCTGCTGTGGCAGGTAGTGGTAAAACAACAACAGCTCTTTATAGAGCTATACACAACAATTTCGATACTGAACGAACAATGTTTGTGAGCTTCTCAAATAAGTCAGCCAGAGACTTATTGAAACGATGGAAAGAACTATCTGTAAATACCCGATATAAAGACAGACCTCCTCCTTATATAAGCACCTTGCATAGTCTAGGAGTAAAGGTGCTAAGAGACTTCTTAAAATTGAAACCGATAATCTTAACAGAATGGCAGTCATTAAAATTGATACGAACTTATGTAGAGGAACATCTATTCGACATGGAAAACACATACCGTTCAGAAACCACAGCATACAGTAAATTGATAGCAGAACATCTATCCAAACTGAAAAGTAGAATGTTATACAGACACGAGAATATATTGAACAATACTTTCCAATTGTCGCGATACTATGATGTAGATACAGAAAACATCTCTCGACCTTTAACAGATAATGACTTCAACAGTATAGTGAAACTATACGAAGAAAAGAAACTCGAACTAAACATGTTCGACTTCACAGATTTAATTTGGCGAACAACAAACATTTTATCACAACCTCATCATGCTAAGGAACTAAATATAATAGCTAATCTTTACGATAACATAACTATTGATGAGGTGCAAGATTTAGATAAAATGCAGTGGTTCTTTATTATGCAGATGTTCAGAAACAAAAATGCATTATTCATAGGAGACATAGCACAATCTATATACGGATTTCGTGAAGCCAGACCAGACTTATTTGATAAAGCTTATATCGGACAGTTCTTTCATACAACGAACGAGCTAGAATTGAAATATAACTATCGTTCTCCAAAAGGAATAGTCGAGTTCGGAAATATTGCACGAAGTAAGACTCTTTCTACTGTAACTGCTTTAGCTTTTAAAGGAGCTGAGAAAGGCTCTGTGCAACTAAAAAAGGTAGCTCTGAACATTCAGGAGGGTAGGCTAATCTCTCAGCAAATAAAATCCTACCTAAACGAAAATATCTCTAAAAAAGATATAACCTCATCAGAGAAGCATAGACAATACAAAGATATTGCAATCATATCAAGATATAATAAATATCTAAAAACAGTAATTGAACCAGCATTGATTGCAGAGAATATTCCTTACATGCTTACTTCTAAAGCATTGGGTAACCGAATGACAGAAAAGAGCTACAATCAGTTATACTTCAACATTATTTCTTTAATTCTGAACAAAGATAATATAGTTGCTTATATAGGTCTAGCTCCAGCATTAACAGGAATAGGTAACTCTTTTGCAGATAGCCTAAGTAAAGCTTTACTAACATACTCAATTGATACTCTGACCACTTCAAGCTACTATACAAGCAGTAATAAAACCAAACTTAACTATCTATATCAGGCTAGAAACCAGATAGTTAAGATTACAGAAAATCTAAGAAACTCTCAAATAAGCCGAACCTCTCTACTATTGAACAGTATTCATGACTTCATTCAGGATTGGTGCAAACCAATAGGAAGTTCAGAAGAACGAGATACCTTAGAAAAAAGTCTCTCTAATTGGGCTAACACTTACATTGAAGACCTAATAAGCTATAAAGAGAAGCAGAGTTCTAATCAAACATCTCCTGAAAATACTTCAAAAATATCTTCCACAGAAAATACAGAACCTAAAAGACCTAAACTATCATATAACGAGTTTGAAGAGATACTATCTCAGATAATGCTAGAATTAGATTCTTTCTCTTCAATCGATATGGATAAATCTGACACAGTAAAACTACATAGTGTTCATAGCACTAAAGGGCTGGAATACCCTTACACTATTGTAAGCGGATTTAACACAACATTTGAACAAGGTGGCACAGATACAGAAGAAATAAATATATTCTATGTTCAGGTAAGTCGTGCTAAAAATAAGCTACTAATCGTTGATAGTAATATGTCAGTGAGAAAAGACGGAAAAAGACTAAGAACCTACAAATCTCCATCTTTAACTACTACCCTAGACAGCTTAAGATAG